The window AAAAGAATTTCCCTGAAACATGAACTCTGCGTGACTGTACcagaattagtttgttttaaagactttattagactttatttttaaaacttgataacTCTATAGTAGCTCTAATAAAAAATCTTATTATAAGTGAATGAGTAGATTAAGGCAATTTACTGCTCACGCCTGTTTTGTGTAGCTTGTCAAAAACACGTGGTCGAGACggaatttaaaaatctttttttttttttttagctacaCCCCACAGGTGGCGCAGTCGTAATCGTGACTAACAGTCAGGGGACGCACAGCGCGGATACGTCATCGTCCAGCTTTGCATTTGAAACAGAGATTTTTATTCTAGAATATAAAACCTCGTTTCATGACACGTTTAATGAACGCTGTCTaagaatttcattatttaattttaatgtgtctacataaatataataatactgtctgttgtctgtcaACGTAACTACTTCACAGGGAGACCCGgaatggccagttggttaagacacttgagtcgtaatctgaggatcgggggttcgaatccccgtcacaccaaacgtgcttgcccttttagccgtggtggcgttataatgtgacggtcactcccactattcgttagtaaaagagtagcccaagcgttggcgatgggtggtgatgactagctgccttccctctagtcttacactgataaattagggacggctaacacattCGTTTTTGAAAACATTGAACATAACTTTATAACTGGTCTTTACGTCAGCCGGTATTCAAAATGTTCTTCACGTTGTTAATCAACAAACCATAGATCACGTTAAAGCAGATCAGAGGTATACAAATCCATAGGAAGTGACTTAGCAAGCATGGAGTCGAGCAGTGTTACTGTGGTTCCAGTTTCTTTATCCGTCATTGTCATAATTATAAAGAGATGATAATTTCGATGCTCCTCTGGTACGTTTCTAAATTTCTGACTTTTGATATTTCGTGATTATGAAATCCTTGGCCATTATAATCTTAACGCTATAAGAACTCGTGTATAGCTTAGTCTTAGTATATTTTTGGGTCAGAAGGGTCTCTATCATGACTTCAACTTTGTAGATGAGAGCATTTTTTTGAAACTGTTGAAGCTTTCCTTCATTTCTGTGCTTTAGCTCTGAATCATATTATACGACTGTTCTCCCTTGGAACAGGTTTTGACATATTCCTTCAGTCATAAATCATACTGAGAGTAGAGTTTTACAGTCAAAATATAATGAATTCGCCGTGAAGCTTGTGCGTAGACATGTGTaatacgtgtgtgtatataaataggGACTGTACGTGTTATCGTTGACGTCACGGCTGAAGACTGCGGCGACACACCACTCCATGAGCATGTGAAGTGTCGCTAACGCGTTCTTGTCTTTATCTGCTTACGAGGAATAACGTATCAATTAACGTATTAATCGCTTGTTTTAATTCAACTGTACTCCAGCTTCTCAGTTTAGTAGCTAATAGTTTATAATCATGTACATATTAGAAAATAATTGTCATTTCATAAATATGGCAAATAGACATAGTAAGGTTTgggtttttaagttttttttatattgatggATTATGTTTTGATCGTTTTCACTCTATTGATGGGCTGTGTTTTGATCATTTTCAATCTGTTGATGGGCAGTATTTTGATCGTTTTCACTCTATTGATGGGCTGTGTTTTGATCGTTTTCAATCTGTTGATGGGCTATGTTTGGATCGTTTTTACTCTATAGATGGAAAAGAAAAAGATGACTATTTTCTACCACGAAGAAATATTATCTAGAAGATAAATAAACTCCTctctttatttttgaataaatgaaGATGAAAGACTACTTATGAATCAAATTAATTAACGAGTAAAGGTTATCACCTGAGTTTCAAACTGATTTACATCACCAATCGCGTTGTTGCCATAATTTCGAAATTTAAGCTCATTGGTTAGATTTTCAACCAATAATCTAGGTTCTTAGCATATACTTAATTTAAACTACTTGACTACAAATACTGACACATCTTCACTTAAGGTGAATCATCGGTAAATTTACGGTCTTACAGTGCTGGAATTCGGGCTTCAattacccgtggtggacagagtaaaGATAGTCCATCATGTAAGTTTATGCTACAATaaaatcttaacaaaaatattatattgaaattcATGTTTAATTAGGTTTCCTTCCCGGCGAGATGCAAGATTCGTAAAGTTAATATATGGAGTTTGATCCCCGCGACGACCGCAGCCCAACATACATCATTCTACGCTTTACGCTAACAAAAAAGCAAACTATGCCTTTTGTAAAATTCTTAATATAAATTTTCCGAAGCGCTTCGACTACTTACACTTTAGGTTCTCCTCACAGATCTAGTACAGtaggtataaaataaataaagaatacagctTATAGATCGAGGCTGTGTCAGATAACAATTGTGAATTCTGTTACAATCGACAATGCGACAGTTTCTTAAAACTTGTagacccagcatagccaggttAACCGgataaggcatttgactcgtaatccgcgggttcgggtccccgtcgcaccacattcagtcgtggaggcgttataatgtgacggaaaatcccactattcgttggcaaaagagtagcccaacaattagtggtggatggtgatgactagctgccttccttctagtcttaaactgctaaattagggacggccagcgcagatagactgcgtgtatctttgcgcaaaattcaaaccaaaccaaactaaaacttgCACGGAGTCGCCGATAAAAACGATCTTTAGTCAAGAAGTCCTTAAACCAAACCTGATAATGACAAACGAACGTCTCTTTGGTCAGATTACAGGCTTTGAAGATTGGTTAAAAAAATAGATGGAGATCAGTGACGACTTTACTTCTCAAGTTAATGTATTCTTTGTACTGATGTTCGACAGTGACGTATGACTTCCTTGTCTTTAATCTGCGGTCTTTGTTGGTGAGAGTTTTAATCTCGTATCCACGCTTTATCGAATTTGACCCGAATGTACCTAGGATGACCTGGGACATCCTCCAtcaataaaatttgaatgttattatgttttattattatttcttcagttgAGTTAAATCTACAAGACAACTATAATAACTATCTATTACAGTCATTGAAGTTCGTACATTTTTTCTCTTTGATGAGGAACCATAAATCTTTCATTTCTCCTTTTTGACCTTCATATCTATCAATACgccattttaattgttttaatgtttggttgttctttaTGTTAAAcgcaaaaatgaaattttaaaatatcaacatgCCCTTCAGAAATTCTGGGTTTCTGAAATCCCAAGTGAGATTTGAAGTAAGTTTAAAATCAGGTCAAAGGTCAACAAATGTTTAACCTTTGATTCGCTGAATGACAACGATTCAGGTAATGttcaatgttaatatatatatacttgggATTCGTCAGTTGTTAAAGACTAAAGTGAGGTTAAAGGTCAATATATCTTAATCAAAAACTCAATCGCTGATGCTGTAATTGACAAAGGTAAAGGTGAGTTGAAGGTCGgcgtatattaaaatgtttactgtGTTAAATATCCCCTTCaaagatagaataaaataacttatttttttgttAAGACGTGTCCCTATTTGCAGTTGACAATGACAGCTTCTAGATAGCAACGACACTTTAGAAATAACTGGGGCAGGACAAATTATTGTAGGGGGGTCCAGTGGCCTCTGTTATTGgattttataaatacagtaatatgCCAACTGTTATTGGGTTTTACTGTAGTTTACGGCACCCACAGTAAAAGTGTAAAActgatcatattttattttcaggttcTTCTAATTTCTTTAGGGGGTTACAGTTCCCCCTTTTCCCACTGTTGACGATTTCTCCTCTAGAGGTTGGTTGTGTGTATTAACAGAAAGTGATGAGGGCTTTCTGTTTAGTCAGTAGTAAGTGACTAGTCTGGTTACGTCATCAAATATTCTTGTTACATTCATTACGTTACTATCTGTCGGTGTATGAAAATAGTCCGGTAGAAGCAAAACTCTGAAAACGTTCACTTTTAGAACTCACTAAAGAGataataaatttttttgtttctttttgacaATTCATTTATCAACTAGAGACTTTAAAGCTTTACAAGTCGTACTTTTTTAAAGTCTTATATTTCACTTGAAAATCATGAAAAATTTAGACGTTTACgtcaatacatttttaaaactatttatgtactttctttttttgtggGCTCGTGACTATCCTGGGTACAAAGTCCATAAAAAGATACGAGTTATATGCTTGCAAACAAAAGTCCTTTGGTAGttcaacagtaagtttacggactcaaaacgctaaaattcggagttcgatttCCCTATAAAACGGAGAATAATTTTTATAGGTTTTCACCAAGGAAACATTAACAATGCTGCAAATAGTTCCACCAATTACTTGTTCGttgtcccggcatggccacgtggttaaggcgctcgactagcaATGTGAGGGTCGAAGgatcgaatcctcgttacaccaaacatgctcgtgggggccttataatgtgacggtcaatcccactattcgtcataGTAGCCCAAGCGTAAGCGGTTGGTAATGATTTTTACTCTAGTTTACCactgcagatagtcctcgtgtagctttgcgcgaaattcaaaaacaaacaaacacataaatacttGTTTGGGTTTCctagtattttatataattatttaccatgAAGCAGGCAAAAATACAGCTGTTCGACATCGTGCATCATATGGACCTCACCTGGACTGAACGCTCTAAAATAATCGACGAAGAGTGCACAGTTAAGTTCTAAATAAACCGACGAGAGAATAATTTAGAGTTCAGAAAATAGAAAGACAAGAGTGAAACCCTATAAGCtgaatgtagtttttaaattatcatttcttGAACTGGGACAACCGCGTACTGTATGTATCTCACCAGTGTgtgtgcatgttttcttatagcaaagccacatttggctatctgctgagcccaccgaggagaatcgaacccctgattttagcgttgtaagtacacatgtttattatctttcaagtatcaattaacaataacactacttaacaaaattattactttttcttgttcctgggcagaaagtgttatttcccaattgcggGGGGCAAGTACTAGTCGACGAATATTTCTGATTCATACAATTGCTGCACACTTTATGTATGTTAGACTTACCATCTagatttgaaaacaacaaaaacgaaaatTTTAAGCGACTTTTGCATTTAAGTGGAGTTTAGTAAAATTGATCAATGaaaattttgattgtttttttttatcatgagcaataattattacaaaagtaataattttatataacatttgtaataaaagagTTGAATTACGTCGCTTACTTGGACTTGTCGGCATACTCGTGAATCTAAGCCTAACAAAAAAGGGTTAACCGTATTGACGTATGTATCTAAATTCCCTGCGAATGTTCGTATGTCTGAGTACATGTTTCTATTGGgggttttaattttatcttaataagCATTTTTGCAtggtttgtatttctttaaaaaaattgaacacTCCAATGGACAAGAGTTATTGATTCATTATTCCTTTTTCTAAGTTACCTTACTATTTCGCTTCATTCCTATATTGTCAAATAAATTCGCGAGTGTTAGCGATGTAGTAACAAATCACCTGAAAAAtctgataacattatattttgtattacattttcaaatacgTCAATGATTTATTAGTCACCTGTGCAGAGATCACACTCACATTCGTATTTTGAAGAAAGTTTTgagtcacaaaataaaacaagaacgTTACTATATTCACATCACGTTACACGATTTCCGAACAGGTCCAAACTTTTTAACTTGCACTAATGAGAAGTGCcaaaaaaatcattgtttgttGAATGTACGTAAGTGGTTTATTGCATACGCTACGAGAATAAAATTTATACGCTACAGTTAATACTATGTGTTGTTCTCGAGACCCGAGTAATTTGTGACCCAAACAGTAAGTGaagaataataaatttttatcgACTACGCCATCTACAGGCGATACTACCacatgcacaaaaaaaaaaaaaaaaactcattgtaGGCTGGAGGATCgccatgtgatttttttttctagttcaaaggcactcaatgggctatctgcactctgtccaccgcGGAGATCGTAGCCTAGATTCTAAGAGTGGTAAATCAATACATTTAACGCTGATCCATTGTTTAATGGGCCCTAAGCAACTCTCGATTTCAGAGTCTGGCAAGTTGGCTTTGAATCTATGCAACAGCACAAAATATTCCATACTCTTTAATGAATTTtaagagtgatagtcaatcctTAGAGTAGAAGATATGCAACAGGATACTACATACCAGCTGACTgcttccctctggtcagtagtttaaagATTAGGGACGGGGAATAGAATTTTAAACTATAGATTCGAGACAGAAATACGAACTGATTACACTGCCCAAACATAGACAATTTAAATAATAGTCAGGCATTGATGTTGGAATACCATAATGGATTGTCTTCAGAAGTCAAtgatgtttttcatttgtttttcagttctttGAAAGTTGTCCTGAGCAGCAACGACCACAGCACTCATCTCAAAAACAACACTCGTCCACGTAAACGACAGGGAACGTCGTCAGTGCTCGAGGTCTGGTACCTAGCGTCATCTAGCGAGGGTAATCGTCACTGGCACAACATAGGAAATGTGAGTGGCTCGTCCGTCCGTCTAGACACCTTCCTGTGGATCGGAGCAGAAAGGGTGGGAGCTCGACCTATTGGTAGACAGCGCTTCCGAGTGGCAACGAATTACAACCCTCCTTTTGTCCAACAGTCCACAAGGGTCAGCAATGGGAGCTGCTTAATGGGAATACCGTGTCTTCAGGTGCTGACCAATCGGAAAGACGAACTGGTGACCATCTTTTCCGACTACGCACGAGGTAAATCGGAAGGCAGTACGTACAATGTGACTTGTTGTTCTGGAATCACCATGGACCTACTGATGGACTTATCACGAGACCTGAACTTCGCTTATGACATCTACCTTGTGGCGGATGGTATGTTTGGCACAAGTCGCGGAGGTAAATCGTGGAACGGTTTGACGGCGGATCTCATCAGCGGAGCCACGCATCTGGTTTTCTCATCTTACAGCATTACTAGTTCTAGATACGAGGTCGTCGACTTCTCTGTCCCATACTTTCACTCCGGAGTCTCTTGTCTCGCTGCCTCAAAGTTACACAGTGTACCGCTATCGGCCTTCCTGGTTCCATTTAGTGTTCAACTGTGGGTCGCCATCTTCGCTAGCCTCAACGTCGCAGCTCTCGCTGCTGCCATCTATGAATGGATAAGTCCGTTTGGTCTGAACCCATGGGGTAGACAGCGGACCAAAAACTTCAGTTTGGCTTCGGCACTTTGGGTCATGTGGTCACTTCTCTTCAGCCACCTAGTGGCCTTCAAAGCCCCCAAGTCTTGGCCCAACAAGGTCCTGATCAATTTGTGGGGGTGTTTCAGCGTCATTTTCTTGGCGTCTTATACCGCTAACATAGCGGCTCTTTTCGCAGGCTTATTTTTTCAGCTTCGAGTTGACGACTTCCACGACTCTAGTGTAAGTACCAGTCAGTAATTCTGTACATGCACTAATACGTTcaacattattaaatacattgACTGCCCATAAGCAATTAAAATTAGCACTCTAATAGAGTAAACAACtcactacaaaataaatacaacattacgGAGATATTAAAACTCAGAATAACTCATCCATTACCAGTTTTTACGTTAGGTTAATATGGCCACAGACAGTATCTATTGTTTCTCGCAATAGAAGAATAATTCTGATATTTATTCTACTGTAATCTTGATTTGTTTTGTGCGTCTGTCCAAACACATGTTAACAACGTGACTATCAATTCTgactaattttacaaaaatttattAAGTAACAGACCGATGTTTCAGATTATTCTTGGCCAATCTCTGACTAATAATATGACATTACAATAGTTTAGAATACCTACTaaacagataacaacaaaatgtatacGAAACATACGTCATTGCATGATGTCATAGCTTCCAGTGGTCTACGTGGCAGCGTGTTTCTTTCtagcaaagctacatctggcTATGTGCTGCGTCCACagacgggaatcgaacctctagGATGGCCGCTATCCCAGCGGAGGACATAACAATTTTCATTAACAAAGGAAGAACAACTGTACAATGTGACAGacagatatttatattttcctgtttattaatgtataataatcAATGCACtactgtttttcttgtttctctggacatttttggttttttcaagtgtttatggaaaaataatattttgctgTTATTTATATGTAAGTAACTTTAGATTTTTGTTGTTTCCATGGGAACAGTACCCAAGTTTTCGTTTGTTTCTATGGAAATAGCATCagatttttagtttcttggtaACAGTTAAAGTGCTTTAAAAAGGGAAATACCAGCAAAATTTGTGACAAGTTTTCTAGAAGCTAGTAacagaatgtaaaataatttccTCTCGTTTCTAGTTTTGATGTTTTATCAATATGGACTGTAGATTAGCTACTGTTATATACTGTGATTATTTACATCGGTTCACTAGCTTTTAAATCAGCGAACAGGAGCTGTCAAAGGAAGTGCCGCTGAAGGTTACGTATACAGTGAGAACTCCAGACTGTGGCAACACATCCAGAAATACGGAGTTGGAACACTGGAAGAAGGCCTGGATAGGCTCAGGTCAGATCATTCTACTCGCGTGATTGTGTTTTGTAGGCTCGTGTCACGAAATTCTAGTCACGTGATTGTGTTTTGTAGTCTCGCGTCAAGTAATTCTAGTCACGTGATTATATTTTGTAGGCTCGTGTCAAGTAATTCTAGTCACGTGATTGTGTTTGGGAGGCTCGTGTCAAGTAGTTCTAGTCACGTGATTGTTTTTGCAGGCTCGCGTCAAGTAGTTTAGTCACGTGATTGTATTTTGTAGGTTTGCGTCAAGTAATTCTAGTCACGTGATTGTATTTTGCAGGCTCGGACACTTTTAGTCAAGTGACTATATTCTTCTATTTTCTTTTTTCGTGATTTTAATAAAGTAGATAGAACCTGCTACACATACATTGGAGTTTTGCGTCAATTATTAAGTGATTTTTCAGGTGTAGAGCAGCTCAAACACGAATGATAATGGTGTTATATAAAACCTGTATCAATTCTTGGTACGAGTTTCGACATAACTTCGTCAAGTTGAGCTCGTTCCGTACAAATGTACTTATTTACCGAAAACGTGCTTATAGATACATCGgacttgtgttttttgttgttgttataacaaataaagctgttcattattttctattattagttttttttcctGGCTCTAAAAACAACGGAATGAATTGATTGTCCCTGTAGTACAGCTctgggttcgaatctctctcTTACTATAAAATACTCCCTTCATTTTaagctgtgggtacgttatacTGTTAACTCttaataaccagttttaataaGCAGTTACTATAAGAAATTTCCGTTGGTTGAAGTGAAATAGTAATATCACGGTTTACATTAAAAATGTCTCCAATTATCGGGAGTTATAACTTATTTTGATCaactatatttttcttatgttgcgccccagtggctcagcggtatgtcttgcGGACTTACAatcctagaaaccgggtttcgatacccgtggtaggcagagcacagatagtccagtgtgtagttttgtgcttaattcaaaacagcaatttcttatgtatattttaatccCAGAGTTTCTTCGTTATTCTTATTAAAAGAGACAAGTTTGTTAAAATAATCTTCAAGCAGTATTATTAGAAAGATAAAgtctattttacttttatttaacgGTTCACCAAATTTACTTTCTGACACTAGGAAAGGTAAATTGGACGTACTGATTGGAGACACTGCAGTGCTAGATTATTTTCGTGGTAACGAACCAGGATGCAACCTACACCTATTAGGAGACCCAATCTTCGACGATGCCTACGCAATAGGAATGCAAAAAGGATTTCCGATTAAGGTAATCTTAAACAACGTTTTATTTCACATAGTGTTCAACAGATGGCGGTACATAAAACTGTCTTGTTATCAGCCGAGATTAATAAAACGTCAATGTGTGTGATACTATGAACTTTTAAATGTAGGTACACTGAAAATTGTGTAAATAACTCTTACTTAGGGATTcgtaacataaaactacaaatcGTGGTTACAGTGAAGGTTCATAAAAATACCCTCGTATTATTGTTGGCTTTTAAGTACAGGGTGTTGGGAAAGtcgctgtgcacttatatatttattaacagacaaaactgcacagtgactttccgaacaccctgtagaaaaaAACTCTagattgtttattaaaatgttctatttaattacaaaataaataatgggaAAGTTTCATATATCTAAGAGCTAATGAATTTTAACGAAACTATCTTTAGGGATTtaccataaatatttttctgttttgtttttgtttattaattaataattacgtttattaaaataaaatattgctttaaacCCTGACTCGAggttttcattttacagtttatcAGTTTCAGTTGAATAATCTGTCTGGAATTACTTATTGGGACTTAAATGTAACTATTACCCCAGCTTGTGGAAACGACAACAACCAATGTTGTTTAATAGTATTACTTTATTGTATAGTAAATGTTTTTACTAAAATACCTGAACAAGAATCTGGAGTTTCTCTTCAAACTGCAAGACATGAGAACATTTTCTGTTGACGATTACGTGTATTAAAACAATCACTCATGATAACAGATCACTTGACCCTTCAAAGACTTTTCACACAACTCTTaagaaacataacattaaaaacccactatttattttaataaactcatCAATTGCGCTTTTCAACTCCTTCAGTGGTGATGACAACTCGTTCGATAATTCATTCACCCTGCTATACGAGTAAAATTATCTTAACTAGAACCTAATTTGTCTTCTCCGGATCTTAAACTAGTGTACTCACGTTCCGTTATTCAGTACTATCATTAACTTCATTGAGATCCCAgtcatttcagaaaataaaagatCGTATCTGTGTATGACAACCTTCCAACTCTTCCCTAGTAtcccctcctctgaacccttccCAGTTAGTCAATATACTTATTATTTCAATTGAGGTCTTTCTTTTCAGGATATCTGTTACTAAAGCAACCTTATATGTGATATTATAAGTCTCCTTATCGCACTTTGTGTAATTATAACGATCTCAGCTCCATCTTTACGTTTCCTCAAAAATGATCTAGGTAGACAGCACTTCTAGTCACTTAACAGCGGTAACCGTTGAATTCACAATAATACATCTGCGTTTGACCAACCAGAATGTTATGGATGTGGCACACGTTTGTTGATTGCAGTCTCATATGATTGGCTTCTATTTCTTTCCGAACGCCATTTGTGTCTGTCTACATTAGAAATCTGTGAGGCTTcgttttaactaaataaatatgtttgtctcGACTTTTGTAGGATGCAATCTCTGACATGATTCTTCGTTACAACGAGTTTGGCTACATCGACCAGCTACAACAGAAATGGTATGGAAAAACCCCTTGTTTTGATTCTTCCGTTCATGGCCCAACCAAGCCCATGGGCCTGAGCATCAGGGCTGTGGCTGGAGTTTTCATCATGTTGTTAGTGGGAATTCTCGTTGGTGTCAGCATATTGGTGCTCGAACATCTGATGTTCCGTTATGCCCTACCTACCCTCAGGGAAAGACCTAGAGATACAGTTTGGAAAAGTcctaatgttatgttttttagCCAAGTAAGTTTGAGCGTTAACATAACAGCGTATCATTTCCAAGATGAATTGTGAAATAATCGCCATCTGTTGatgtgttaaaacaataatccAGAACTTTGAAATTACCCCAgagacataaaataaatttttatagcTTGGAAAAGtcacaaatgaataattttagcCTTTAACtctatttgtattttctttgtgaaaacatgttaatatatatattttttatttttctcagttaaagacaaataaaaattttaaaactcgACCATACATACGTTGTTTCTTGGTGGCTGTTTacgttattttcaaatatcaaacAACATCTACGTAGAACCCTTGGAGTTTTCTTCTCTGAGCAGA of the Tachypleus tridentatus isolate NWPU-2018 chromosome 13, ASM421037v1, whole genome shotgun sequence genome contains:
- the LOC143238922 gene encoding glutamate receptor ionotropic, NMDA 3A-like gives rise to the protein MALFTGCSTTKMQSEKELLTKFDDMVKGSSRVILLHCDVRLANKVFKVSGKLNLFGGEWLWIALEQSVHVTKGPLSSYPTGLLVLRLRPLTLSRHRIRIAIRILTKAVRNIEQRTLADAFTNISSSLSCSIPPTRERQVFSRLLYSSLKVVLSSNDHSTHLKNNTRPRKRQGTSSVLEVWYLASSSEGNRHWHNIGNVSGSSVRLDTFLWIGAERVGARPIGRQRFRVATNYNPPFVQQSTRVSNGSCLMGIPCLQVLTNRKDELVTIFSDYARGKSEGSTYNVTCCSGITMDLLMDLSRDLNFAYDIYLVADGMFGTSRGGKSWNGLTADLISGATHLVFSSYSITSSRYEVVDFSVPYFHSGVSCLAASKLHSVPLSAFLVPFSVQLWVAIFASLNVAALAAAIYEWISPFGLNPWGRQRTKNFSLASALWVMWSLLFSHLVAFKAPKSWPNKVLINLWGCFSVIFLASYTANIAALFAGLFFQLRVDDFHDSSLLNQRTGAVKGSAAEGYVYSENSRLWQHIQKYGVGTLEEGLDRLRKGKLDVLIGDTAVLDYFRGNEPGCNLHLLGDPIFDDAYAIGMQKGFPIKDAISDMILRYNEFGYIDQLQQKWYGKTPCFDSSVHGPTKPMGLSIRAVAGVFIMLLVGILVGVSILVLEHLMFRYALPTLRERPRDTVWKSPNVMFFSQKLYRFINTVELVSPHHSAKEIVDNLREGQIFSLFQKSVKRKAKEELRRKKSKSQLFEVIQEIRNVVYQDQETVAPIDDLTSSVERDNISGDRDLVKNHLLQQRRASSRKQVSSWLRNKTISQDCDQPLGPIIPHQERLLMCPRGCTHSLSSRSAVQPSDITMSLSNYSVSSSSSALPSLPRRHDCISSFSLNDLSSNGSRGYQRRKVTERSTKKSFSLTDLRTLKAENALMNSVLQS